A window of the Camelus dromedarius isolate mCamDro1 chromosome 5, mCamDro1.pat, whole genome shotgun sequence genome harbors these coding sequences:
- the PLD4 gene encoding 5'-3' exonuclease PLD4 isoform X2: MSTRAGPPEVLGLLAMLGLGTVTLTYLLWQLPLLSTGGRAHPQGGPAGSWGLGSSLAWEPLGGEPQQQPQKDSCRLILVESIPQDLPSLTGSPSAQPLAQAWLQLLDAAQESIHVASFYWSLTGPDIGVNDSSSQLGEALLQKLEQLLDRNVSLAVATSSPTLARKSTDLQVLAARGAQVRRVPLGRLTGGVLHSKFWVVDGRHVYVGSANMDWRSLTQVKELGTIIYNCSRLAQDLEKTFQTYWVLGAPEAVLPKPWPRNFSSHINRFQPLRDHFDGVPTTAYFSASPPALCPSGRTRDLDALLEVMGGAREFIYASVMEYFPTTRFRHPTRYWPVLDTALRAAAIGRHVRVRLLVSCWLNTDPSMFPYLRSLQALRSPAANVSVDVVRTCSLAGPGSSLPVPDTPSLLPKKVFIVPVGNHSNIPFSRVNHSKFMVTEKTAYIGTSNWSEDYFSSTSGVGLVVTQRASGTQPGVTTVQKQLRQLFERDWSSPYAVGLDGQAQGQDCVWQG; this comes from the exons ATGAGCACCAGGGCAGGACCCCCAGAG GTTCTGGGGTTGCTGGCCATGCTGGGACTGGGCACTGTGACGCTCACCTACCTCCTGTGGCAACTGCCCCTTCTTTCCACCGGGGGCCGAGCACACCCCCAGGGAGGACCTGCCGGGTCCTGGGGCCTTGGCTCCAGCCTGGCCTGGGAGCCCCTGGGAGGGGAGCCCCAGCAGCAGCCGCAGAAGGACTCCTGCCG CCTCATCCTCGTGGAAAGCATCCCCCAGGACCTCCCGTCTCTAACAGGCAGCCCGTCggcccagcccctggcccaggcctggctgcAGCTGCTGGATGCCGCCCAGGAGAGCATCCACGTGGCCTCCTTCTACTGGTCTCTCACGGGCCCCGACATTGGGGTCAACGACTCGTCTTCCCAGCTG GGAGAGGCCCTTCTACAGAAGCTGGAGCAGCTGCTAGACAGGAACGTTTCCTTGGCTGTGGCCACCAGCAGCCCGACGCTGGCCAGGAAGTCCACCGACCTGCAGGTCCTGGCAGCCCGAG GTGCCCAGGTGCGACGCGTGCCCCTGGGGAGGCTGACCGGTGGCGTTTTGCACTCCAAGTTCTGGGTGGTGGATGGGCGGCATGTCTACGTGGGCAGTGCCAACATGGACTGGCGGTCCCTGACGCAG gtGAAGGAGCTCGGCACCATCATCTACAACTGCAGCCGCCTGGCCCAGGACCTGGAGAAGACCTTCCAGACCTACTGGGTGCTGGGGGCGCCAGAGGCAGTCCTCCCCAAACCCTGGCCTCGGAACTTCTCATCCCACATCAACCGCTTCCAGCCCCTCCGGGACCACTTTGATGGGGTGCCCACCACGGCCTACTTCTCA GCATCACCGCCCGCGCTCTGCCCCTCCGGCCGCACCCGGGACCTGGATGCGTTGCTGGAGGTGATGGGGGGCGCCCGGGAGTTCATCTATGCCTCGGTGATGGAGTATTTCCCCACAACTCGCTTCCGCCACCCCACCAG gtaCTGGCCGGTGCTGGACACAGCGCTGCGGGCGGCGGCCATCGGCAGGCATGTGCGGGTGCGCCTGCTGGTCAGTTGCTGGCTCAACACGGACCCCAGCATGTTCCCCTACCTGCGGTCCCTGCAGGCCCTCCGCAGCCCCGCAGCCAACGTCTCCGTGGACGTGGTGAGGACCTGCTCCCTGGCGGGACCGGGAAGCAGCCTCCCTGTCCCTGACAcaccctctctgctccccaaGAAAGTCTTCATCGTGCCAGTGGGGAACCACTCCAACATCCCGTTCAGCAGGGTGAACCACAGCAAATTCATGGTCACAGAGAAGACGGCCTACATCG GCACATCCAACTGGTCAGAAGATTATTTTAGCAGCACCTCGGGTGTGGGCCTGGTGGTCACCCAGAGGGCCTCGGGCACCCAGCCGGGGGTGACCACTGTGCAGAAGCAGCTGCGGCAACTGTTTGAGCGAGACTGGAGCTCCCCTTACGCTGTCGGCCTGGATGGACAAGCCCAGGGTCAGGACTGTGTTTGGCAGGGCTGA
- the PLD4 gene encoding 5'-3' exonuclease PLD4 isoform X3: protein MSTRAGPPELQVLGLLAMLGLGTVTLTYLLWQLPLLSTGGRAHPQGGPAGSWGLGSSLAWEPLGGEPQQQPQKDSCRLILVESIPQDLPSLTGSPSAQPLAQAWLQLLDAAQESIHVASFYWSLTGPDIGVNDSSSQLGEALLQKLEQLLDRNVSLAVATSSPTLARKSTDLQVLAARGAQVRRVPLGRLTGGVLHSKFWVVDGRHVYVGSANMDWRSLTQVKELGTIIYNCSRLAQDLEKTFQTYWVLGAPEAVLPKPWPRNFSSHINRFQPLRDHFDGVPTTAYFSASPPALCPSGRTRDLDALLEVMGGAREFIYASVMEYFPTTRFRHPTRYWPVLDTALRAAAIGRHVRVRLLVSCWLNTDPSMFPYLRSLQALRSPAANVSVDVKVFIVPVGNHSNIPFSRVNHSKFMVTEKTAYIGTSNWSEDYFSSTSGVGLVVTQRASGTQPGVTTVQKQLRQLFERDWSSPYAVGLDGQAQGQDCVWQG from the exons ATGAGCACCAGGGCAGGACCCCCAGAG TTGCAGGTTCTGGGGTTGCTGGCCATGCTGGGACTGGGCACTGTGACGCTCACCTACCTCCTGTGGCAACTGCCCCTTCTTTCCACCGGGGGCCGAGCACACCCCCAGGGAGGACCTGCCGGGTCCTGGGGCCTTGGCTCCAGCCTGGCCTGGGAGCCCCTGGGAGGGGAGCCCCAGCAGCAGCCGCAGAAGGACTCCTGCCG CCTCATCCTCGTGGAAAGCATCCCCCAGGACCTCCCGTCTCTAACAGGCAGCCCGTCggcccagcccctggcccaggcctggctgcAGCTGCTGGATGCCGCCCAGGAGAGCATCCACGTGGCCTCCTTCTACTGGTCTCTCACGGGCCCCGACATTGGGGTCAACGACTCGTCTTCCCAGCTG GGAGAGGCCCTTCTACAGAAGCTGGAGCAGCTGCTAGACAGGAACGTTTCCTTGGCTGTGGCCACCAGCAGCCCGACGCTGGCCAGGAAGTCCACCGACCTGCAGGTCCTGGCAGCCCGAG GTGCCCAGGTGCGACGCGTGCCCCTGGGGAGGCTGACCGGTGGCGTTTTGCACTCCAAGTTCTGGGTGGTGGATGGGCGGCATGTCTACGTGGGCAGTGCCAACATGGACTGGCGGTCCCTGACGCAG gtGAAGGAGCTCGGCACCATCATCTACAACTGCAGCCGCCTGGCCCAGGACCTGGAGAAGACCTTCCAGACCTACTGGGTGCTGGGGGCGCCAGAGGCAGTCCTCCCCAAACCCTGGCCTCGGAACTTCTCATCCCACATCAACCGCTTCCAGCCCCTCCGGGACCACTTTGATGGGGTGCCCACCACGGCCTACTTCTCA GCATCACCGCCCGCGCTCTGCCCCTCCGGCCGCACCCGGGACCTGGATGCGTTGCTGGAGGTGATGGGGGGCGCCCGGGAGTTCATCTATGCCTCGGTGATGGAGTATTTCCCCACAACTCGCTTCCGCCACCCCACCAG gtaCTGGCCGGTGCTGGACACAGCGCTGCGGGCGGCGGCCATCGGCAGGCATGTGCGGGTGCGCCTGCTGGTCAGTTGCTGGCTCAACACGGACCCCAGCATGTTCCCCTACCTGCGGTCCCTGCAGGCCCTCCGCAGCCCCGCAGCCAACGTCTCCGTGGACGTG AAAGTCTTCATCGTGCCAGTGGGGAACCACTCCAACATCCCGTTCAGCAGGGTGAACCACAGCAAATTCATGGTCACAGAGAAGACGGCCTACATCG GCACATCCAACTGGTCAGAAGATTATTTTAGCAGCACCTCGGGTGTGGGCCTGGTGGTCACCCAGAGGGCCTCGGGCACCCAGCCGGGGGTGACCACTGTGCAGAAGCAGCTGCGGCAACTGTTTGAGCGAGACTGGAGCTCCCCTTACGCTGTCGGCCTGGATGGACAAGCCCAGGGTCAGGACTGTGTTTGGCAGGGCTGA
- the PLD4 gene encoding 5'-3' exonuclease PLD4 isoform X1, whose product MSTRAGPPELQVLGLLAMLGLGTVTLTYLLWQLPLLSTGGRAHPQGGPAGSWGLGSSLAWEPLGGEPQQQPQKDSCRLILVESIPQDLPSLTGSPSAQPLAQAWLQLLDAAQESIHVASFYWSLTGPDIGVNDSSSQLGEALLQKLEQLLDRNVSLAVATSSPTLARKSTDLQVLAARGAQVRRVPLGRLTGGVLHSKFWVVDGRHVYVGSANMDWRSLTQVKELGTIIYNCSRLAQDLEKTFQTYWVLGAPEAVLPKPWPRNFSSHINRFQPLRDHFDGVPTTAYFSASPPALCPSGRTRDLDALLEVMGGAREFIYASVMEYFPTTRFRHPTRYWPVLDTALRAAAIGRHVRVRLLVSCWLNTDPSMFPYLRSLQALRSPAANVSVDVVRTCSLAGPGSSLPVPDTPSLLPKKVFIVPVGNHSNIPFSRVNHSKFMVTEKTAYIGTSNWSEDYFSSTSGVGLVVTQRASGTQPGVTTVQKQLRQLFERDWSSPYAVGLDGQAQGQDCVWQG is encoded by the exons ATGAGCACCAGGGCAGGACCCCCAGAG TTGCAGGTTCTGGGGTTGCTGGCCATGCTGGGACTGGGCACTGTGACGCTCACCTACCTCCTGTGGCAACTGCCCCTTCTTTCCACCGGGGGCCGAGCACACCCCCAGGGAGGACCTGCCGGGTCCTGGGGCCTTGGCTCCAGCCTGGCCTGGGAGCCCCTGGGAGGGGAGCCCCAGCAGCAGCCGCAGAAGGACTCCTGCCG CCTCATCCTCGTGGAAAGCATCCCCCAGGACCTCCCGTCTCTAACAGGCAGCCCGTCggcccagcccctggcccaggcctggctgcAGCTGCTGGATGCCGCCCAGGAGAGCATCCACGTGGCCTCCTTCTACTGGTCTCTCACGGGCCCCGACATTGGGGTCAACGACTCGTCTTCCCAGCTG GGAGAGGCCCTTCTACAGAAGCTGGAGCAGCTGCTAGACAGGAACGTTTCCTTGGCTGTGGCCACCAGCAGCCCGACGCTGGCCAGGAAGTCCACCGACCTGCAGGTCCTGGCAGCCCGAG GTGCCCAGGTGCGACGCGTGCCCCTGGGGAGGCTGACCGGTGGCGTTTTGCACTCCAAGTTCTGGGTGGTGGATGGGCGGCATGTCTACGTGGGCAGTGCCAACATGGACTGGCGGTCCCTGACGCAG gtGAAGGAGCTCGGCACCATCATCTACAACTGCAGCCGCCTGGCCCAGGACCTGGAGAAGACCTTCCAGACCTACTGGGTGCTGGGGGCGCCAGAGGCAGTCCTCCCCAAACCCTGGCCTCGGAACTTCTCATCCCACATCAACCGCTTCCAGCCCCTCCGGGACCACTTTGATGGGGTGCCCACCACGGCCTACTTCTCA GCATCACCGCCCGCGCTCTGCCCCTCCGGCCGCACCCGGGACCTGGATGCGTTGCTGGAGGTGATGGGGGGCGCCCGGGAGTTCATCTATGCCTCGGTGATGGAGTATTTCCCCACAACTCGCTTCCGCCACCCCACCAG gtaCTGGCCGGTGCTGGACACAGCGCTGCGGGCGGCGGCCATCGGCAGGCATGTGCGGGTGCGCCTGCTGGTCAGTTGCTGGCTCAACACGGACCCCAGCATGTTCCCCTACCTGCGGTCCCTGCAGGCCCTCCGCAGCCCCGCAGCCAACGTCTCCGTGGACGTGGTGAGGACCTGCTCCCTGGCGGGACCGGGAAGCAGCCTCCCTGTCCCTGACAcaccctctctgctccccaaGAAAGTCTTCATCGTGCCAGTGGGGAACCACTCCAACATCCCGTTCAGCAGGGTGAACCACAGCAAATTCATGGTCACAGAGAAGACGGCCTACATCG GCACATCCAACTGGTCAGAAGATTATTTTAGCAGCACCTCGGGTGTGGGCCTGGTGGTCACCCAGAGGGCCTCGGGCACCCAGCCGGGGGTGACCACTGTGCAGAAGCAGCTGCGGCAACTGTTTGAGCGAGACTGGAGCTCCCCTTACGCTGTCGGCCTGGATGGACAAGCCCAGGGTCAGGACTGTGTTTGGCAGGGCTGA